From Numida meleagris isolate 19003 breed g44 Domestic line chromosome 4, NumMel1.0, whole genome shotgun sequence, the proteins below share one genomic window:
- the LOC110397265 gene encoding alcohol dehydrogenase 1 isoform X1 yields MMTFSIPYRTCTFTCDLRLQSVGNTTPHTRALYPERVIKCKAAVLWEANKPFSIEEVEVAPPKAHEVRIKIVATGICRSDDHVVTGALAMPFPIILGHEAAGVVESVGEKVTSLKPGDTVIPLFVPQCGECSSCLSTKGNLCNKNDISSSPTGLMADGTTRFTCKGKAIHHFIGTSTFTEYTVVHETAVAKIDSAAPLEKVCLIGCGFSTGYGAVLQTAKVEAGSTCAVFGLGGVGLSVVMGCKAAGASRIIAIDINKDKFAKAKELGATECINPKDFKKPIHEVLTEMTGQGVDYSFEVIGRIETMTEALASCHYNYGVSVIVGVPPAAQKITFDPMLLFSGRTWKGSVFGGWKSKDAVPKLVADYMKKKFVLDPLITHTLPLTKINEGFDLLRTGKSNPPEQQQNMSMHQSRQ; encoded by the exons ATGATGACCTTCAGCATACCATACCGCACCTGCACCTTCACTTGTGATCTCCGCTTGCAATCTGTGGGCAACACAACCCCTCACACCAGAGCATTGTACCCAGAGAGG GTTATTAAATGCAAGGCAGCAGTACTGTGGGAAGCAAATAAACCATTTTCTATTGAGGAAGTGGAAGTTGCCCCACCAAAAGCACATGAAGTTCGTAttaag ATTGTAGCCACGGGGATCTGTCGCTCTGATGACCACGTGGTGACCGGTGCTCTGGCTATGCCTTTTCCAATAATCCTTGGGCATGAGGCAGCTGGTGTCGTGGAAAGCGTCGGGGAGAAAGTAACCTCGTTAAAGCCAG gaGACACAGTTATTCCACTCTTTGTTCCGCAGTGTGGGGAGTGCAGTTCTTGCTTAAGCACCAAGGGTAATTTGTGCAATAAAAATGA tatttcttcttcACCTACTGGATTGATGGCTGATGGCACCACTAGGTTCACCTGTAAAGGGAAAGCAATTCATCATTTTATTGGTACGAGTACGTTCACTGAATACACAGTAGTGCACGAAACTGCTGTAGCCAAAATTgattctgctgctcctctggaAAAAGTTTGTCTGATTGGCTGTGGATTCTCAACTGGTTATGGGGCTGTTCTTCAGACTGCCAAG GTGGAAGCAGGCTCCACCTGTGCTGTCTTTGGCCTTGGAGGAGTTGGCCTCTCTGTTGTCATGGGCTGCAAGGCAGCTGGAGCTTCCCGCATCATCGCCATCGATATCAACAAGGACAAGTTTGCCAAggccaaggagctgggagccaCTGAGTGCATCAACCCTAAAGATTTCAAGAAGCCCATTCATGAAGTGCTGACTGAAATGACTGGCCAGGGTGTGGACTACTCCTTTGAGGTCATCGGCCGTATCGAAACCATG ACTGAGGCCTTGGCCTCTTGCCACTACAACTATGGAGTCAGTGTGATTGTGGGAGTGCCCCCTGCAGCACAAAAGATTACTTTTGACCCCATGCTTCTCTTCAGTGGTCGCACCTGGAAAGGGTCTGTCTTTGGAG gCTGGAAGAGTAAAGACGCAGTGCCCAAACTGGTTGCTGattacatgaagaaaaagtttGTTCTGGATCCATTAATAACCCACACCCTTCCTCTCACTAAAATCAATGAGGGATTTGATCTGCTAAGGACAGGGAAGAG CAATCCacctgaacagcagcagaacatgAGCATGCACCAATCAAGACAATGA
- the C4H4orf17 gene encoding uncharacterized protein C4orf17 homolog yields the protein MNTCRHCPHSSSSWVTYSSRNVPHPRMLCHIQGLDNSPICSVRHSCFRELPSADKTAILEQKADGVYVLDGNARGNLLANHCLPRLEAFMQRGPGSSQLAAQHGEGLANFPERTQSNPTSPEKLLKKRPQTCAQPATTQGVLQTLSQPSSACLNLSHGPHVQQNADFDLSYLHWEIKVLDKLRKLFQTDSLTEIQEWLSKASIKEKVFVSRLIYSELTGKGQLNNQPRATQDGAGENTNTHSLLKPRPPSQRGPEGDINNRPSTNGSEASQNMEHKTDKDCILFSKLRNRGPAHADTLPPEKSHGWQWKRRDLPSHGALQQAEQQIDPFQRRPTSS from the exons ATGAATACCTGTCGACACTGCCCTCACTCCAGCAGCTCGTGGGTAACGTACTCCTCTAGGAACGTTCCCCACCCTCGGATGCTCTGCCACATACAAG GGTTAGACAATAGTCCAATCTGTTCTGTAAGACACAGCTGTTTCAGAGAACTCCCGTCTGCTGACAAAACAGCCATCCTTGAGCAAAAAGCTGATGGAGTGTATGTGCTAGATGGGAATGCCAGAGGCAACTTGCTTGCCAACCACTGCCTTCCAAGGCTTGAGGCTTTCATGCAAAGAGGGCCAGGCTCTTCACAGCTTGCAGCAC AACACGGAGAAGGACTTGCAAATTTTCCAGAGAGGACTCAAAGTAACCCTACTTCACCTGAAAAg cttttgaaaaaacGACCCCAAACCTGTGCACAACCTGCAACTACCCAGGGAGTCCTCCAGACTCTCTCCCAGCCTTCCTCTGCATGCCTCAACTTGAGTCACGGTCCTCATGTCCAGCAGAACGCAGATTTTGACCTAAGCTACCTGCACTGGGAAATAAAG GTGCTGGACAAACTGAGAAAACTTTTCCAGACAGATTCGCTTACAGAGATCCAGGAATGGCTCTCAAAAGCAAGCATAAAAG AGAAAGTCTTCGTGTCCAGACTGATTTACTCTGAACTGACTGGTAAAGGCCAGCTGAATAATCAGCCACGAGCAACACAGGATGGTGCAGGAGAGAACACGAATACCCACAGTTTGCTAAAGCCTCGGCCTCCTTCTCAGAGAGGTCCAGAAGGGGATATAAATAACAG GCCTTCAACTAATGGATCAGAAGCAAGTCAAAACATGGAACATA AAACGGATAAAGACTGTATTTTGTTCTCAAAGCTGAGAAACAGAGGTCCAGCACATGCAGACACACTGCCTCCAGAGAAGAGCCATGGCTGGCAATGGAAACGAAGAGACCTGCCCTCACATGGTGCCCTGCAGCAAGCCGAACAACAGATAGACCCCTTCCAGCGGAGGCCCACCTCTTCATAG
- the LOC110397265 gene encoding alcohol dehydrogenase 1 isoform X3, with protein sequence MSTAGKVIKCKAAVLWEANKPFSIEEVEVAPPKAHEVRIKIVATGICRSDDHVVTGALAMPFPIILGHEAAGVVESVGEKVTSLKPGDTVIPLFVPQCGECSSCLSTKGNLCNKNDISSSPTGLMADGTTRFTCKGKAIHHFIGTSTFTEYTVVHETAVAKIDSAAPLEKVCLIGCGFSTGYGAVLQTAKVEAGSTCAVFGLGGVGLSVVMGCKAAGASRIIAIDINKDKFAKAKELGATECINPKDFKKPIHEVLTEMTGQGVDYSFEVIGRIETMTEALASCHYNYGVSVIVGVPPAAQKITFDPMLLFSGRTWKGSVFGGWKSKDAVPKLVADYMKKKFVLDPLITHTLPLTKINEGFDLLRTGKSNPPEQQQNMSMHQSRQ encoded by the exons ATGAGCACAGCGGGCAAA GTTATTAAATGCAAGGCAGCAGTACTGTGGGAAGCAAATAAACCATTTTCTATTGAGGAAGTGGAAGTTGCCCCACCAAAAGCACATGAAGTTCGTAttaag ATTGTAGCCACGGGGATCTGTCGCTCTGATGACCACGTGGTGACCGGTGCTCTGGCTATGCCTTTTCCAATAATCCTTGGGCATGAGGCAGCTGGTGTCGTGGAAAGCGTCGGGGAGAAAGTAACCTCGTTAAAGCCAG gaGACACAGTTATTCCACTCTTTGTTCCGCAGTGTGGGGAGTGCAGTTCTTGCTTAAGCACCAAGGGTAATTTGTGCAATAAAAATGA tatttcttcttcACCTACTGGATTGATGGCTGATGGCACCACTAGGTTCACCTGTAAAGGGAAAGCAATTCATCATTTTATTGGTACGAGTACGTTCACTGAATACACAGTAGTGCACGAAACTGCTGTAGCCAAAATTgattctgctgctcctctggaAAAAGTTTGTCTGATTGGCTGTGGATTCTCAACTGGTTATGGGGCTGTTCTTCAGACTGCCAAG GTGGAAGCAGGCTCCACCTGTGCTGTCTTTGGCCTTGGAGGAGTTGGCCTCTCTGTTGTCATGGGCTGCAAGGCAGCTGGAGCTTCCCGCATCATCGCCATCGATATCAACAAGGACAAGTTTGCCAAggccaaggagctgggagccaCTGAGTGCATCAACCCTAAAGATTTCAAGAAGCCCATTCATGAAGTGCTGACTGAAATGACTGGCCAGGGTGTGGACTACTCCTTTGAGGTCATCGGCCGTATCGAAACCATG ACTGAGGCCTTGGCCTCTTGCCACTACAACTATGGAGTCAGTGTGATTGTGGGAGTGCCCCCTGCAGCACAAAAGATTACTTTTGACCCCATGCTTCTCTTCAGTGGTCGCACCTGGAAAGGGTCTGTCTTTGGAG gCTGGAAGAGTAAAGACGCAGTGCCCAAACTGGTTGCTGattacatgaagaaaaagtttGTTCTGGATCCATTAATAACCCACACCCTTCCTCTCACTAAAATCAATGAGGGATTTGATCTGCTAAGGACAGGGAAGAG CAATCCacctgaacagcagcagaacatgAGCATGCACCAATCAAGACAATGA
- the LOC110397265 gene encoding alcohol dehydrogenase 1 isoform X2, which yields MMTFSIPYRTCTFTCDLRLQSVGNTTPHTRALYPERVIKCKAAVLWEANKPFSIEEVEVAPPKAHEVRIKIVATGICRSDDHVVTGALAMPFPIILGHEAAGVVESVGEKVTSLKPGDTVIPLFVPQCGECSSCLSTKGNLCNKNDISSSPTGLMADGTTRFTCKGKAIHHFIGTSTFTEYTVVHETAVAKIDSAAPLEKVCLIGCGFSTGYGAVLQTAKVEAGSTCAVFGLGGVGLSVVMGCKAAGASRIIAIDINKDKFAKAKELGATECINPKDFKKPIHEVLTEMTGQGVDYSFEVIGRIETMTEALASCHYNYGVSVIVGVPPAAQKITFDPMLLFSGRTWKGSVFGGWKSKDAVPKLVADYMKKKFVLDPLITHTLPLTKINEGFDLLRTGKSIRSVLVL from the exons ATGATGACCTTCAGCATACCATACCGCACCTGCACCTTCACTTGTGATCTCCGCTTGCAATCTGTGGGCAACACAACCCCTCACACCAGAGCATTGTACCCAGAGAGG GTTATTAAATGCAAGGCAGCAGTACTGTGGGAAGCAAATAAACCATTTTCTATTGAGGAAGTGGAAGTTGCCCCACCAAAAGCACATGAAGTTCGTAttaag ATTGTAGCCACGGGGATCTGTCGCTCTGATGACCACGTGGTGACCGGTGCTCTGGCTATGCCTTTTCCAATAATCCTTGGGCATGAGGCAGCTGGTGTCGTGGAAAGCGTCGGGGAGAAAGTAACCTCGTTAAAGCCAG gaGACACAGTTATTCCACTCTTTGTTCCGCAGTGTGGGGAGTGCAGTTCTTGCTTAAGCACCAAGGGTAATTTGTGCAATAAAAATGA tatttcttcttcACCTACTGGATTGATGGCTGATGGCACCACTAGGTTCACCTGTAAAGGGAAAGCAATTCATCATTTTATTGGTACGAGTACGTTCACTGAATACACAGTAGTGCACGAAACTGCTGTAGCCAAAATTgattctgctgctcctctggaAAAAGTTTGTCTGATTGGCTGTGGATTCTCAACTGGTTATGGGGCTGTTCTTCAGACTGCCAAG GTGGAAGCAGGCTCCACCTGTGCTGTCTTTGGCCTTGGAGGAGTTGGCCTCTCTGTTGTCATGGGCTGCAAGGCAGCTGGAGCTTCCCGCATCATCGCCATCGATATCAACAAGGACAAGTTTGCCAAggccaaggagctgggagccaCTGAGTGCATCAACCCTAAAGATTTCAAGAAGCCCATTCATGAAGTGCTGACTGAAATGACTGGCCAGGGTGTGGACTACTCCTTTGAGGTCATCGGCCGTATCGAAACCATG ACTGAGGCCTTGGCCTCTTGCCACTACAACTATGGAGTCAGTGTGATTGTGGGAGTGCCCCCTGCAGCACAAAAGATTACTTTTGACCCCATGCTTCTCTTCAGTGGTCGCACCTGGAAAGGGTCTGTCTTTGGAG gCTGGAAGAGTAAAGACGCAGTGCCCAAACTGGTTGCTGattacatgaagaaaaagtttGTTCTGGATCCATTAATAACCCACACCCTTCCTCTCACTAAAATCAATGAGGGATTTGATCTGCTAAGGACAGGGAAGAG TATTCGCAGTGTCCTGGTATTGTAG
- the LOC110397265 gene encoding alcohol dehydrogenase 1 isoform X4 produces MSTAGKVIKCKAAVLWEANKPFSIEEVEVAPPKAHEVRIKIVATGICRSDDHVVTGALAMPFPIILGHEAAGVVESVGEKVTSLKPGDTVIPLFVPQCGECSSCLSTKGNLCNKNDISSSPTGLMADGTTRFTCKGKAIHHFIGTSTFTEYTVVHETAVAKIDSAAPLEKVCLIGCGFSTGYGAVLQTAKVEAGSTCAVFGLGGVGLSVVMGCKAAGASRIIAIDINKDKFAKAKELGATECINPKDFKKPIHEVLTEMTGQGVDYSFEVIGRIETMTEALASCHYNYGVSVIVGVPPAAQKITFDPMLLFSGRTWKGSVFGGWKSKDAVPKLVADYMKKKFVLDPLITHTLPLTKINEGFDLLRTGKSIRSVLVL; encoded by the exons ATGAGCACAGCGGGCAAA GTTATTAAATGCAAGGCAGCAGTACTGTGGGAAGCAAATAAACCATTTTCTATTGAGGAAGTGGAAGTTGCCCCACCAAAAGCACATGAAGTTCGTAttaag ATTGTAGCCACGGGGATCTGTCGCTCTGATGACCACGTGGTGACCGGTGCTCTGGCTATGCCTTTTCCAATAATCCTTGGGCATGAGGCAGCTGGTGTCGTGGAAAGCGTCGGGGAGAAAGTAACCTCGTTAAAGCCAG gaGACACAGTTATTCCACTCTTTGTTCCGCAGTGTGGGGAGTGCAGTTCTTGCTTAAGCACCAAGGGTAATTTGTGCAATAAAAATGA tatttcttcttcACCTACTGGATTGATGGCTGATGGCACCACTAGGTTCACCTGTAAAGGGAAAGCAATTCATCATTTTATTGGTACGAGTACGTTCACTGAATACACAGTAGTGCACGAAACTGCTGTAGCCAAAATTgattctgctgctcctctggaAAAAGTTTGTCTGATTGGCTGTGGATTCTCAACTGGTTATGGGGCTGTTCTTCAGACTGCCAAG GTGGAAGCAGGCTCCACCTGTGCTGTCTTTGGCCTTGGAGGAGTTGGCCTCTCTGTTGTCATGGGCTGCAAGGCAGCTGGAGCTTCCCGCATCATCGCCATCGATATCAACAAGGACAAGTTTGCCAAggccaaggagctgggagccaCTGAGTGCATCAACCCTAAAGATTTCAAGAAGCCCATTCATGAAGTGCTGACTGAAATGACTGGCCAGGGTGTGGACTACTCCTTTGAGGTCATCGGCCGTATCGAAACCATG ACTGAGGCCTTGGCCTCTTGCCACTACAACTATGGAGTCAGTGTGATTGTGGGAGTGCCCCCTGCAGCACAAAAGATTACTTTTGACCCCATGCTTCTCTTCAGTGGTCGCACCTGGAAAGGGTCTGTCTTTGGAG gCTGGAAGAGTAAAGACGCAGTGCCCAAACTGGTTGCTGattacatgaagaaaaagtttGTTCTGGATCCATTAATAACCCACACCCTTCCTCTCACTAAAATCAATGAGGGATTTGATCTGCTAAGGACAGGGAAGAG TATTCGCAGTGTCCTGGTATTGTAG